The DNA segment TGTCGCCATCGCCCACCACCGCCGAGAGTTCGGCGTGCATGCGCTCCTGGATTTCCGGGCTCATGGAAATCAGATACAGCGACCATGCCAGTGCACTTGCCGAGGTTTCATGCCCGGCCAAAAACAGCATGCCGACCTGGTCTACCAGTTCACTGAAAGCGAAGCCGTCACCGGTGTCCGGGTTTTTTGCGCCCAGCAGGGCGGAAAGAATATCCTGATGCTCGCCAGGATTGCCGGCGCGGTGGGCATCAAAGCGCGGGCGGATGAATTTTTCGAGCAGGGAGCGGATTTCGCGCGCGGCGCGATTGCTGCGGTAAATGTCGAGCCAGGGCGAGAGCCAGCGCGGCAGCCCGAACATGATCGGGGTAATCTGGCGTGGCGCCATTTTCTGGAAGATATTGAAATTGTGGAAAATCTTGCGCGCATCCTCACTTTCCATCGACAGCGAGAGGATGGTGCGGAAAATGATATCGGCCGTGACATGGGTCATTTCCTGGTCGATATCCGTGACGATGCCATCGGGCAGCGCGGCAACGCGCGCTTCCATCGCATCGACCGCTGCCATCATCAGCGGGAAAGCCGTTTTTAATCGCATGTGGCTGAACCCGGTGCCCACCATTTCGCGCTGGATTTGCCATTGCCGGCCATTGGTCGTGAAAATGCTCGGGCCGATCAGCGGGTCGAGCAGCTTGCCCAGCAAGTCGGTTTTGGGAAAATTGGCATACTCATCGACCATCGCTTCCCGCACCAGCTTGGGATCGTTGACGATGTAGAGGTCGAGCCCGGGAAATTTGACCTCGGCCATTTGCATCTGGTAATTGCGTTCGACCAGGCCATCCAGCCACGAGCGGCGCAGGCTGGAAAACAGGCGCAGCGCCCCGGACCTTGCCTTGTGCGGTTTGGGATAGACCGGGCAAAAACGGCTCATGGCTTGGCTTTCCTTAATACGGATTTGTCGAGAGAGGGCTTGGCGCGGTAGCGTTCCGCCAGGCTGAGAGGCCCGGCGGTGATCGCGAAATAATCGTATTCGCCGGCTTTTTCGCCCGCCATCAGGTACTGGAAATGGTTGCGGTACCAGCTGCGGCGGATGCGCGCATAGCTTTCGGCAGAAAACAGCGTGACAAAGCGCGCCGACAGCAATTTCGGCCGGGGCTCCATGTTGTCGCGACGGATGCCGGCCAGCGCTACCGTGTCGAGGAAGACGAAACAGGCAAGATCCGTGGGGGCGGTGAAGTCGATCCAGTCGAGCCGGTCGGCATGGGCGATGGCCGCCAGTTCGGCATGGAAGGATTTTGCCTGGGGAAACAGGCTGAGGATCGGGATGCATTGCCCGAGCGTCATCAGGCTGATGCGCGGGCGGTGCGCCGTCAATTTCGGGTAACGCTGCAATGCCCGGCCCAGCACGGCGGCGGCGATAATGGCGCCGGAACTGTGACCCACCAGCAGCACTTCATTGGCCTCGCTGTCACGGACCAGGTCCGCCAGGTAGTGCGCAAATTCATCCAGCCGCGCGTCCAGATCGGGCGTGGCGCCAAGCGCTTGCTGGGTATGGAATGCCATGCTGCGCGCCAGCCAGAAGCTGTTGCTGAGACGCTCGATCAGGCGGCCGCCCTGGATGACCAGGCCGAAGGCAATCAGCCCCGCCGCGATGCCGAGCCAGCGCGGCAGGCTTGCCGCTTGCGCCAGCCAGTCGATGCCGATGACGGCGCCGACGCCCAGTCCCAGTACTGCCAGCATCAGGAAGGCGGGATACACGGCGGCGATGAACATCCAGATCGATTCCTTGCGGATCTTCCACAAGACCCCGCTGGTGAGGTAATGCCGCAGCGCTCTCAGATACCGCGCCATCAGGATCAGGTCGTTGCGCGGCCAGTGGTGACTGATGACATCTTCCCAGCGCATGAATTCATAGGTGGTCTCGACCGTCCTGCCTTCGCATTGCGTCTGCATCTTCCAGCCGCTGGCGAGTGTCGAGGTTTTCTCGCTCTTGCTGAAATCGATCGTCATGCCGTTCAGGACGGCTTGCTTGGCGGCTTCCGCACGGTAGAGGCGGCGGTAATGCGCCGGACCGCGCGGATCAAAGCCGCTGAAATACAGGACATGACGCTTGTTGACAGGAGTATGCTGCGGGATGTTAGGGCTCATGCGGAGTCATGTGGTGTGGGCCGGGCGCTTGCCGTTCTATTATATAGAGTCCGGTTAGTTGATTGAATGGAATAAAGGAAGTGTGGAAATGACAAAAATGGCGCTGCGTTGCTGTCTCGTCATGGTGATGGTCTCCATGGTTGGCTGTGCCAGCCTGCTGGGGCCGCGTGACTTCGAGTTGCCCTTGTCGACCTTGCAATCCTCGCTCGAGAAACGCTTTCCATTTAACAACCGCTATCTGGGCTTGTTCGATATTCAATTGAGCGCCCCGCGTCTGGACTTGCAAACCGGGAGCAACCGCATTGTCACCAGCTTTGATGCGGCGATTGCGCCTGCCTGGCTCAAACGTTCATGGCAAGGCAATTTTGCCTTGTCGGGCGAACTGGCCATCGATTCCGTTAAAAACGCCGTGATCTTGACGGATCCGCGGGTTGAATCGCTGAACATTGCCGGCCTCGATGACAGGTATGCAAAGCAATTACAGAAAGTCAGTGGCATCATTGCCGAAGAGTTATTCCGTGGCATGCCTTTATATACATTCCAACCCACTGAATTCCGGTATGGCGGAACGTCTTTCTTGCCTACAAAAATCAATACGCGTGGAAACGGGCTCGTGGTAACCTTTGAACCGGTAAAATAGCGTTCTTGTTGTTCCCTTCTGGCATTTTCAGAGCCCGCGCAGCGCTACGGCCGCGGGTTTTTTATTGATTATTTGAATAATTCTCCCACCGCATGGATTTAACGATTGTAATCAAGGCCCTGATCATGGGCATTGTCGAAGGCTTGACCGAATTCCTGCCGATTTCCTCCACCGGCCATCTGATCCTTGCCGGCAGCCTGCTCGATTTCGGCCGCGACATTGGCAGCGACAAGCTCAAGGTATTTGAAATCGCCATCCAGTCCGGCGCCATGCTGGCCGTGGTCTGGGAATACCGCGTCAGGATCGCCGCCGTGCTGGCCGGCCTATTCTCGGACGCCCGCGCGCAGAAATTCGCGCTGAATGTGCTGGTGGGCTTTTTGCCGGCCGCCATCCTGGGCTTGTTGTTCAACAAGGCGATTTCGGCCGTGCTGTTTGCCCCGGTGCCGGTAGCAATTGCCTTCATCATCGGCGCGTTCGTCATCCTGTGGGTGGAGCGGCGCAACCGCACCAATCCGGCAGCCGTGCGCATCGAATCGGTCGACGACATGAGCTTGCTCGATGCGCTCAAAGTGGGCTGCGCGCAGGCGTTTGCCCTGATCCCGGGCACGTCGCGTTCCGGCGCCAGCATCATCGGCGGCATGCTGTTTGGCATGTCGCGCAAGGCCGCCACGGAGTTTTCCTTTTTCCTCGCCTTGCCAACGCTCTTTGGCGCCTCGATCTATTCGCTGTACAAGGAACGCGCCCTGCTGTCGGCGGCGGACTTGCCGCTGTTTGGCCTTGGCGGCGTGGCAGCGCTGGTATCGGCCTTCCTGTGCGTGCGCTGGCTGCTGCGCTATATCAGCACGCATGATTTCACCTTCTTTGCCTGGTACCGCATCGTTTTCGGCGTGGTGATTCTCGTGACGGCATTCCAGGGCTGGGTGGACTGGTCGCATTGATGGAAGAGTCCGGCATACGCGCACGCGCGCAGCACATTCTCGATAGCGTATTCGGCTATCCGGCATTTCGCGGCCAGCAAGCCGAGATCGTCGAGCAGGTTGCCCTCGGCGGTGATGCCCTGGTCTTGATGCCCACCGGTGGCGGCAAGTCGCTGTGCTACCAGATCCCGGCCTTGCTGCGCGACGGCGTCGGCGTGGTGGTGTCGCCGCTGATCGCCCTGATGCAGGACCAGGTCGATGCGCTGGCTGAAGTCGGCGTGCGCGCGGCTTACCTGAACTCGACCCAGAGCTTCGATGAAATGGTGCAGACCGAGCGCAAGTTGCGCCGCGGCGAGCTCGACCTGGTGTACGTGGCGCCGGAGCGCCTGATGACGCCGCGCTGCCTGGAATTGCTGGAAGCCTCGAAGATCGCCCTGTTCGCCATCGACGAGGCACATTGCGTTTCGCAATGGGGACATGACTTCCGCCCGGAGTACATCAAGCTGTCGGTCTTGCACGAGCGCTTCCCCGCCGTGCCGCGCATTGCGTTGACCGCCACGGCGGACCAGCAGACGCGTGAGGAAATCATCGAGCGCCTGCAGTTGCAGGAAGCGCTGCAGTTCGTTTCTTCCTTCGACCGCCCCAACATCCGTTATCAGATCGTCGAAAAGGTCAACGCCCGCAAGCAGCTGCTCGATTTCATCGAAAGCGAACATGCGGGTGACGCCGGCATCGTGTATTGCCTGTCGCGCAAAAAAGTCGAGGAAACCGCCGAATTCCTGAATGCCAGCGGCATTGCCGCCTTGCCTTACCATGCCGGCATGGAGACGGCCAAGCGCAGCGCCAACCAGGCGCGCTTCCTGCGCGAAGATGCCATCGTGATGGTGGCGACAATTGCTTTCGGCATGGGCATCGACAAGCCCGATGTGCGCTTTGTCTGCCATCTCGACCTGCCCAAAAGCATCGAGGGCTATTACCAGGAAACCGGCCGCGCCGGCCGCGATGGCGCTCCCGCCAACGCCTGGATGGCGTACGGCTTGCAGGACGTGGTGCAGCAGCGCCGCATGATCGACCAATCCGAGGCAGACGACAGTTTCAAGCGGGTGCAGGGCGCCAAGCTCGATGCCATGCTGGGCCTGTGCGAAACCCTGTCGTGCCGGCGCGTGCGCCTGCTGGAGTATTTCGGCCAGCCTGCCAGCGCCTGCGGCAACTGTGACACGTGCCTGAATCCGCCGGTGTCCTTCGATGCCACCGTCCCCGTGCAAAAGCTGCTGTCGGCGATTTACCGCACCGAGCAGCGCTTCGGCGCCATGCACGTGATGGATGTGCTGCGCGGCGTCGAGGCTGACAAGGTCAAGCAATGGCAGCATGACCAGCTCTCGGTGTTCGGTATCGGCGCCGAGCGTGGCGACGCCGAATGGCGCGCCATCCTGCGCCAGGCCATCGCCCTGGGCCTGGTGACGGTGGATCACGACAGCTTCAATGCCCTGAAGCTGACCGATGCGGCGCGGCCGGTCTTGCGCGGCGCGCAAAAGATCCTGCTGCGCGAATACCAGAAACCGGTCAGCCAGCGCAAGAAGGGCGTCAAGCCCAAAGGCTATGTGGAAAGCGACCTGTCGACGCAGGAGCAGACGGTATTCGACAAGCTGCGCTGGTGGCGCGTCGAGACCGCGCGCAAGCACAATGTGCCAGCCTATG comes from the Janthinobacterium sp. 17J80-10 genome and includes:
- a CDS encoding cytochrome P450 translates to MSRFCPVYPKPHKARSGALRLFSSLRRSWLDGLVERNYQMQMAEVKFPGLDLYIVNDPKLVREAMVDEYANFPKTDLLGKLLDPLIGPSIFTTNGRQWQIQREMVGTGFSHMRLKTAFPLMMAAVDAMEARVAALPDGIVTDIDQEMTHVTADIIFRTILSLSMESEDARKIFHNFNIFQKMAPRQITPIMFGLPRWLSPWLDIYRSNRAAREIRSLLEKFIRPRFDAHRAGNPGEHQDILSALLGAKNPDTGDGFAFSELVDQVGMLFLAGHETSASALAWSLYLISMSPEIQERMHAELSAVVGDGDIEYGHVKDLELTWNVFRESLRLYPPVGFFVRQAKVGRTMRGKNVAKDAIIVIAPWLIQRHRDLWERPDEFDPDRFASDSAKESLKCAYLPFGMGPRVCIGASFALQEAALILATLVRRFRFAAPPDGQAPQPVGRLTIRSENGVRVTIHKRTAT
- a CDS encoding DUF1439 domain-containing protein; translation: MIEWNKGSVEMTKMALRCCLVMVMVSMVGCASLLGPRDFELPLSTLQSSLEKRFPFNNRYLGLFDIQLSAPRLDLQTGSNRIVTSFDAAIAPAWLKRSWQGNFALSGELAIDSVKNAVILTDPRVESLNIAGLDDRYAKQLQKVSGIIAEELFRGMPLYTFQPTEFRYGGTSFLPTKINTRGNGLVVTFEPVK
- a CDS encoding undecaprenyl-diphosphate phosphatase; amino-acid sequence: MDLTIVIKALIMGIVEGLTEFLPISSTGHLILAGSLLDFGRDIGSDKLKVFEIAIQSGAMLAVVWEYRVRIAAVLAGLFSDARAQKFALNVLVGFLPAAILGLLFNKAISAVLFAPVPVAIAFIIGAFVILWVERRNRTNPAAVRIESVDDMSLLDALKVGCAQAFALIPGTSRSGASIIGGMLFGMSRKAATEFSFFLALPTLFGASIYSLYKERALLSAADLPLFGLGGVAALVSAFLCVRWLLRYISTHDFTFFAWYRIVFGVVILVTAFQGWVDWSH
- the recQ gene encoding DNA helicase RecQ, whose translation is MEESGIRARAQHILDSVFGYPAFRGQQAEIVEQVALGGDALVLMPTGGGKSLCYQIPALLRDGVGVVVSPLIALMQDQVDALAEVGVRAAYLNSTQSFDEMVQTERKLRRGELDLVYVAPERLMTPRCLELLEASKIALFAIDEAHCVSQWGHDFRPEYIKLSVLHERFPAVPRIALTATADQQTREEIIERLQLQEALQFVSSFDRPNIRYQIVEKVNARKQLLDFIESEHAGDAGIVYCLSRKKVEETAEFLNASGIAALPYHAGMETAKRSANQARFLREDAIVMVATIAFGMGIDKPDVRFVCHLDLPKSIEGYYQETGRAGRDGAPANAWMAYGLQDVVQQRRMIDQSEADDSFKRVQGAKLDAMLGLCETLSCRRVRLLEYFGQPASACGNCDTCLNPPVSFDATVPVQKLLSAIYRTEQRFGAMHVMDVLRGVEADKVKQWQHDQLSVFGIGAERGDAEWRAILRQAIALGLVTVDHDSFNALKLTDAARPVLRGAQKILLREYQKPVSQRKKGVKPKGYVESDLSTQEQTVFDKLRWWRVETARKHNVPAYVIFHDATMREIAKARPASLDDLRHVSGVGEKKLETYGEEIIALMAELA